One region of Dehalococcoidia bacterium genomic DNA includes:
- a CDS encoding four-helix bundle copper-binding protein: MATSNEILVQHPESHARILGQLAGCVDACLECAQACTSCADACLATGEASALASCIRANLDCADIAGVTARLLSRQTETDWYLAISVLDTCIHACEICAEECDAHGERYAHCRTCAQACKESADACRRLMGELPQPTDVF, encoded by the coding sequence GTGGCGACAAGTAACGAGATCCTGGTCCAGCACCCGGAGTCACACGCGAGGATCCTTGGCCAGCTTGCGGGATGTGTCGATGCTTGCCTGGAGTGCGCGCAGGCCTGCACGAGTTGCGCCGACGCCTGCCTGGCGACTGGCGAGGCGTCAGCGCTGGCATCGTGCATCCGCGCCAACCTCGACTGCGCCGATATCGCCGGCGTGACGGCGCGGCTCCTGTCGAGACAGACGGAGACCGACTGGTACCTGGCGATTAGCGTGCTGGACACCTGCATCCACGCCTGCGAGATCTGCGCCGAAGAGTGCGACGCGCACGGCGAACGCTATGCCCACTGCCGCACATGCGCGCAGGCCTGCAAGGAGTCCGCCGACGCCTGCCGGCGGCTCATGGGCGAGCTACCGCAGCCGACCGACGTGTTCTAG